A region of the Salvia splendens isolate huo1 chromosome 11, SspV2, whole genome shotgun sequence genome:
TTTGTACATGCCATTGtgagtttgtaattgttgttttgtgaatatgtaCTTAGATTATTAGATGGAGACTTCAAGTTCTAGCGGACATTTATTGTATGGACCCGAAGACCCGCCGGTCttaaatatgcaaaaaaatcatatttcaaataaactcatGAAAGAGGGAACAACCCAAGTATTTAAAGTCCGAAGGACTGAAAGTAAGACTTGGGACGTCGAAATTCACGAGAATGTTAGATATTGGCTTGACGtctttggtttcaaaggcgtgatCGATTGTGGGAAGCCCATGAAGGTGGACAATGAGCTGATAACGGCGTTGATTgttgaccctcatgcgtcttaggtagTGACGCATaatgctcatgcgtctctaacttgcAGGCAGGCagagtccagagagttcgcccggtcgaGCGATTCCATCTTctaatttcgcccggtcgggcgttttcggTGAATTTTCAATCGAAAAATTGTTTTGAATTTTCAATTTgaactttaattatatttacataCTACTATTTTTCAGTGGAGTTGAGAGAAATACTTTCCATTTTCCAATAGTCCGAAACACAACCTTTCATTGAAACTAAACAAAAGAAATTAACTAAAGTGCTAGAGACAGATAAAACAAACTACATTTCATcataacacatttcttctcctGCTAATTCCTCTTCGTCTCCAGCtcctaaacaaaataaaaacatacaAAGTTATCTTCTTACTCCATTCATACGATTGAGAAGGAAAAATACCTGCACTGCAGATGTCAACAATTTCGTCGGGGAGGATCCTACATAACACGACCGACTGTGCAATTTCTACGGTCATGCCCCTCTACGCCGCAATTCCTGCACTTGCGGGGAGCTCTCAGTTCATCTTCCTTGcggacatccatttgattagGAATCCTCCTAGTTCTGCCTTGTCCGCGCTTTCGAGGAAGCAACTGCTCAGGTGTGATACGCAATTTCCATCCAGGATTTGCCCAATAGTCTTCGTGTCTTGGCGCTTGAAATGAGACACCATAGTACTGTGCTTCCCATGTAGCTTTGTGGTCGTGTTTATCAATGAGTTCAAACATAGAGTTACCTCGATCTCTGGCAACGGTGCACGCATGGGAACAAGGaactctccacatctgccactttccACAACTGCACTTTAAATCCATGAACTCGGCGTCTTGTCTATCATTGCCCTTTGCCTGTCCCTTTTCAACGCGTGGACGACTTCGAATTTGGTAATGACCTAATTCTCGGTCAAGTACTGAACAGTAATGCATTTGCCCCTTCGCATCATTCGCATCAAGTTTGTCCCTCGCCCACGGGGTCAACCGACCTTCGGTATGTTGTATTTCTGTCTTTCTATTTGCCCACCATTCCACTGTTCTCCAAAATGTCAGATCAACCAAAGCTCTAATTGGCAGCTCTCTTATACCTCTCAACACGTTGTTGTAGCTCTCTGACATGTTTGTTGAGGGCACCCCCCATCTCAGTTCATCATCGTAACAAAGAGACCAATTCTCTTTTTTGGCTTTGTTGAGCTCGTGTATCGCAACAAGACTTTCCTCCCGTAGTGCACGTCGCCTTCGCATGTACTTGCGTACTTGAGTTGTCACACCCAATGCCCATATCATGCCTTTCGCTTTACCGCCCTTACCCTTAAGTTTTGTTAAGATATTTTTCCTCACATggatcaaacaaaatttgtggtgacATATCGGTGGCTTTTTCCATTCATCAGAACGCATAGCCTTAAGGATTCCTTTATGCCTATCCGAAATGATGCACACCTCCCTTTCGTACTTCACCACATGAATCctgacatgatccaaaaaccactcCCAGCTGTCGCcagtttcttcatcaacaacggcatatgcaataggcagacatttcttgttagcatcaacaccacaagcaacaagcagcttacctttaaatcttcctcgaaGGTGAGTCCCGTCTATTGTTAAAACAGGTTGGCACTCCTGGAAAGCATGTATAGCAGGCCCAAGTGCCCAGAACACGTAATAGAAGACTTTAGTACGACCCTGGCTCAACAACTCGTTATGCCTCCACTCAACGATTGTGCTTGGATTCCTATACTGCAGTTCAAGCATGTAGCTTGGCAAATCCCTAAATGACTCCTCCCATCCACCAAACACAATCTCTAAAGCCCTTCTCTGTGCATAccatgccttcttataactAATTACCACATGAAATTTGTCATGAACAAAATTTCTTACGGCTGCGGCACTGAACTCGGCATTTTTTAGCAACTGATGGCGAATACACAAAGCAATCATTggtgatgaaaagttagcatgtccTCTATCATTACGATGGCCTTCACGACTATGGCGTCCCCGCCACTTCCTATTCTCCCACATATCATCATGGGCCATGTATGTAACAGAAACTTCCCATCGACATTCATTCGCTTTTTCAGCGTCGGTCTCGCTGATAATAGCTGTCCCATCTTCTGTCCTCCCTGCTGGATATTTGCACacggcatgccaccttcttaatttgctctcaaccaccctaaattgccggtgttgcctcagactccacatagtaatagcagtcttcacatgcagcttgctatcaaattttgttcccccATTAATCCGATATGGGTGTTTTTCATCCCAGTACATGGTACTGCGTTCATTACCAACTTCAGGTGCCTCAGAAGGACCACTCGGCAGTTTGCGAAAATAGTTCAACCCAGTGTGCACGTAttctggaagtggttgttcaccttgcacgacgggtttatacactacctcctcatcactagagtcagcaccggaatcatcacttaaaatatCATCAGAAGATGATGACGACAATTCTGGATCATCAAGGTCTCCTCGTACAGCATGAACATCAGCATGCTCTTCTACAGTCTCTTGAGTATTCAATCCAACATCAGCAGCATCTGCAACATCTGTTTGCTCATTCATACCGCAATCCATGCTCAAAGGTTCAAACCTCTTAGATGATCCAACACCATGATCAACAATTGGTGGGATGAAGGCATTTCCAAcagacgaatactcaacaaataattcaatatgccgagtagaatttagagccgcattgaacataaaaaacacactttgatCACTGTCAACCGCAGTACATACATAACTCGTACCGGTACCCAAGAAACAATGCCTCCAAGATATTTCGatgaagtgttggtttgaatctattcttatcttagcacatatcattgcaactaattcagataatgaaacacatgaatccaatacgatggaagctctcgcacgaggaggatcataacaaatgcccacttgaggaagttgatatattctaccaccccaatataaactcacgaatacttgcatgatttctgcaaaaatatatatacaaaccaacaacaattaaagataatttttttcaataaaccctaatatagtaagtatacaataaatttatcacaaaccctaataatatgcaaataaacaacaaatacgggagcaatgttgaaagattgaaggaaacttacctAAATATGAAGGGAATCGCCAAGGAAATCGCAAGTTTTGTCTTCCTCCCTTTCTCTCGCGTATTCTGCCTATTCTGCCTTGGCTACTGATTTAAgcaagttagagacgcatgacgctcatgcgtctctccctaagacgcatgtcGCTCATGCATCGTTggtgaaatttaaaaaaaaaagaagacgcatgagggagatgcgtcgttaaaaaataacggaaaaaaatagagacgcatgaccctcatgcgtctttatgaaagacgcataatcgtcatgcgtctcattaaaaggagacgcatgagggtcatgcgtctctcccaaatccggaacaaaaaaaaagtccagtacaaaCGAGGAATGATAGT
Encoded here:
- the LOC121754488 gene encoding uncharacterized protein LOC121754488 — encoded protein: MDCGMNEQTDVADAADVGLNTQETVEEHADVHAVRGDLDDPELSSSSSDDILSDDSGRTEDGTAIISETDAEKANECRWEVSVTYMAHDDMWENRKWRGRHSREGHRNDRGHANFSSPMIALCIRHQLLKNAEFSAAAVRNFVHDKFHVVISYKKAWYAQRRALEIVFGGWEESFRDLPSYMLELQYRNPSTIVEWRHNELLSQGRTKVFYYVFWALGPAIHAFQECQPVLTIDGTHLRGRFKETGDSWEWFLDHVRIHVVKYEREVCIISDRHKGILKAMRSDEWKKPPICHHKFCLIHVRKNILTKLKGKGGKAKGMIWALGVTTQVRKYMRRRRALREESLVAIHELNKAKKENWSLCYDDELRWGVPSTNMSESYNNVLRGIRELPIRALVDLTFWRTVEWWANRKTEIQHTEGRLTPWARDKLDANDAKGQMHYCSVLDRELGHYQIRSRPRVEKGQAKGNDRQDAEFMDLKCSCGKWQMWRVPCSHACTVARDRGNSMFELIDKHDHKATWEAQYYGVSFQAPRHEDYWANPGWKLRITPEQLLPRKRGQGRTRRIPNQMDVRKEDELRAPRKCRNCGVEGHDRRNCTVGRVM